The genomic segment GCCTTTTTTGTTCAATCAGGTAAAATCTTAAATGTGTGTAATACACGTGATGACGTGGAAAAAATGTTCAATTAGAACGCGTGGAAAAAaatgttcaattagaaaaaaaaaggtggcatttttcttttaatatctGATTTTGCTCCTTTCCTATTTAGTAATAatttctcaattaaaaaaaaaggaaaaaaaccacCCGTAACCCACGCAGTTGCCTTCTTCACAAGCCCCCTCCTCCGTCGTCTTCACATACACACAGATGCCATCgtcttcacacacacacatactgattttataaaaaaagaaagatttttttttccagtttttatGTTGACAATGGTGAAAAATGATTACTCATTTTATGCTTAATGGAGTTTCTCCGTTCTTTGATTTTGCCTTCAATGACGAAAGATTGATtagtgattttgttgttgttagtggAGTTCTGATTTTCAACTGATTTGGTGGATTTTGGTTTGAAGCTTACTTCAAATTGTTGGGCTCTACAAATGCAAAGAAAATTGATAGAACAGTGTATATATGCAATTAATATAATTGATGAAGCAATgtaatttcatcttcttctctattttctgCAGTTGATTTTCTGTAATTGATGGAGAAATAATGTAATTGTTGTTAATAGTTCATGAAGTTGTCGAGCATAAAAAGCTAACAATAAGATAGCAACAAAAGCCCAAAACTTGTAACGATCTCTACCGAAAATGGCGGAATAGGAGGAGGAAGAAATTTCGTTCTTGGAAAGCGTGCAAGATGTTGTGAACGATGATGAAGGTGCCGTCGGCGTCGATAGGTATCAATTTTAGTACTTGAGGTGCCTAATAGGTACAAGTCTCAATTGAGgagtctaagtgaattttcaaaataaatttgaggatgactttgaccttattttaaaaatcaaaatattaaagAGAAAAAGCAATTCATCTAAGCAATCAAGAAAGGCTCAAAAGGGGACCAGCAAAAACCAGTGGATAACAGTTGCCACCATTGACCACAATGTTTGCAAGTTGATGATGACATGCACTTGACCTAAAAGTAAGCAAGCAAATTTTGACTCAGCTTCTTTCATTTTGATCTTCCAATCCACAAGTACTCAAATATTGGGACGGGCATGACCAATGGCTCCACTCCACTGCCTTGGGTTTTGTGGTCCTTCAGATACAAGATAAGCTCTCGTCATTGATTGAGGTTCATTCAGTATTGGGATGAGTTTTTcaagctctttttttttttaattcaagatATTACGTGAATTAATACATCGTCCGAACACGATTTTCATCAAGCTCATCTTTTCCCAATTAACTTCACTGACAGATAATTGAATGCTTTAACTAGTGCAGTGAGGTCAGTGTAACCCCACAAACTCGAGATCACAAATAGATTTAAGTAATCGTCCTTAGACGGCTCTTCATATCTTTACCTTGCCAATACAGGTTTGTGGTTGGGGTGTTTTATCTAAAACTGCATTCACTCTATCCCTCCCTCTCCACATATCTGAAATCAAATCTTGAATACCAATATTCAACTTAGAATTGAGTTTCAAACAACTCTAGAGCCTACCAAATATCAATTACTTTACCATATAGCCAAAAAAGGTATCAAATGTCATAAGCAAATAGTGGTGTAACAAAAGCTAAGGCTAGTTTAAAAAACCTACCAACAACATCTAATGTGTGCAAATCGAATACAAGATCATACAGTTGCATAAAACCACATTATATGAAAACTAAGTTGGTGCATGTAATAAAGCACCCTCCCTAACAGGTATCATCACATCTCCGCTTAGGTCAACATGAGATCATTTCCCCCAAGGTGAGGACGGAGGCAAACACGAACTTCATGTTCTTCAGGCCCTTCACAAAGTTTAGGTACCAACATCTCGAGTGCAGTTCCTGTTTCGTCGTAGTATGCTTCGATTTTGGCATCTTCAGGAATTCTGGTTGAGAGAGGAATCTCTCTGACAAACTCACCCGGAGGGCAGTGTTCTGAGGATGAATTGTCAAGCTTCAAAGTCCTGTTTTGTCTGTTGATGAATGGCATCCGAGATGTGCTTAAACCAGACACCTTTATTATACCATGTGTAAGCGTGTTTCGCCAGGAAACCTTCACCCTCTGAAGATCTACGAATGGCAAACTGAGTACAATCAAGTAACCTTGTTCATCTTCATATATGCTTTTTGCAGCTGTGACAGGCCCGTAGACATCCCTCATCACCCCAGTAAAGTCATGTAACCAATGCGGTTCAGTTGGGTGAATTTCAAGATCCGGCGTTTGATAGGAAGGAGGATTTACTTGTAGGTAACACTCCTCTTCATTTCCGTGAGGGAAGAAATCCTTTTTCCTTTTGCCATTGGCAGGTAGTAGATCCATTGCGTCCCCATTGCTGTGATTGGATGGCTGAGTTAACAAATTAAGCCCTGATCCATTAGCCAGCTTCTTTGGGTTGGAATGTGGATTACTCTTAATTGGCGGTGGGAGTGGTCTCTCAAGCTCAAATTCAGTGTTGGGGAGATTCCTCCATGAACTGAAATCGCTTGCTTCGTGTGGGATACTGAAGTTGAGTTCCCTACCTGTTAGTTCCATCCATCTTTTGCGCTCCTCTTCATCAAGAACCATGAGACTGGGAGATGGAACGACTTCAATCCCATGAATACACTGAGGATTTGATAGACCCCTGTAGTGCTTCCTCTGCATTCTATGAGATCGAACAAAACCCTTTTCAACACTAAAGGGAAACGGACGCTCCCCTTGACGAGAATGCCCGTTCATGTAACTCCGGAGCTGCATCTTACCCAATGCATTCTCAGGCCTTTCCTTGAAAACCCACATATATAGATTCTCCATGTCATGCTGAACCATAAATACATCAAGCTGGAGATCAGACTTATCAAACCCGGAATATCCATTACTATCCCGTACCATCTTTGCCTTGGATTTCTCATTCAGAACAGGCTTAAAATAAAAGCTAAAGAAAACCCAAGCACCCCAAATACTATCCAACCGTTTCGCACATTTCCTTCCAACCTTAGGTGCACTAAGTGAACTTTCAGTCTCATAAACCTGAGTCCCAAGCCCAACATCAAGAATATCACAATGTTCTGAGTTCCATGGCTGCAGAGGAGGGCTCCGCTCAGCTGATAAAGGCAAATTAATGTCAGGTGGACAAGTTATGACTACTTGTCGATTCATCTCGAGGTCTAATTCATCATGTGAAGAAGATGCACTCGAATCCATGGACAAACGGGTTGAAGGGTGATGATTCTCcatcaacaatacagtacagtaCCAAATAGTATCTTCTATCTCACAATTCCTTTTCTTGGGGAGACAACAAGGTTTACTAACTCACAAATTCTACCTAGGAATTGAGACAATTGCTAATGACAACTTCAAAACTAacaaaccaaacaacaacttGACACAAGACTAAATCTTTACAAACACATCAACCATGCTAGTCCTATAACACCAAAACCTATATCTAAACTCAAGATtggaaaatcaaaaataaaattagaattttttttggagcAAAAGGGAAACCAACAAGATCCACTAGGCCCTAAATTATAATGCAACAAAAGAATGAGATGCTAGGAACAAACTACCAAActacaatagaaaaaaaaaaaaggaagcaGAAATGTATAAATCCCTATTAATACAGTGATGACAAATTCAACCCAAATCCAAGAACATCAACCCTATAAAGTGCAGAGACTTTTCCAACACAAAGACAACaatataaaaattgaatctttaccACTAGCTAAGAAAACTATatagtataaaaaaaaatctttttatcttcttctttattttttttaaataataaaagtgtAAATATAGTGGATTTATAGGAGAAATAGTGACATATTACCAATCAATGAAGCCAAAGCCCAAGAAAAGGACCAAATCTGAAGTGATTTTAGAAGAATACCTTAAAGAAGCAGCAGCAGcaacaagaaagaaagaagaagcaaAATTAATTAGCAACCCCATATTTCTCTTACCTTATCTAAGTGAGTCTTTGTTAAGAATTCGTCATACATACGCATATACACACAAAGGGGtagagagagatagagatagaaaaagagagatggggttttagagagagagaaggaaaaaaatggaGGAGGAGGTAGGAAGATGGGGTTGCTATGGTGGGGGGTAGATTTGTTGGTTTCTGGTGAGATAGACacagaaaaatcaagaatcatcACCGTTTTCCAAAATCTGTTTTCCTTTTACACCAAACTACTAATTCCTTATTTCGAATTTACTTACCATGTTGGGATCATTCCATACGAAGACAAGTAAAtataggaatttttttgttttggttttcaTTCAGTGTCTTGTATTGGAGCTTCGGTTAATTCAGATCACGCTTTGCAGGATCCACTAAAATGACAGTACTCCCAATAGAGTTTTTTGGTGCCCACATTAAAACCCCGACTAATTCGCagtgctcccaacagagttttcttcaTATTCAAGGTTGAACTTTTGACCTTTGGTTAAGGGTGGAACATCCATTGCACCACAAACCATGTTGGTGATGATATAGGAATTAGTAATGAAGAAATTAtagtgtttaaattatttttataaatatttaatttattatattaaaaattaaatatattatatattatgttcGATTTAAAACACTATTAAAATCTCCTTTATAATTAATACTCTTAAATTTTTATGGagttttctatttcattaaatcaatcaagttaaaaattaaaatatgaataaaaatttattattaattttcaagTATGATGTGTCACgataaaattttttgataatACGATATAAATAATTGTGTATTTTATATCTTCGTATATTTTCTTTTCGAAGCTCTattatttattctcaaaaatgATTCTTTCATACCTCACTTAAATTATTTGAGGGTTATCATCGTAATGAATTAATTTAATCACaaaaagtgaaattttaattaaaaacaaaagtCGATAGAGTTATTAGATAGTGTTTTATGGGGTGATCCGTTCTAGTTTAAGCAAGTTATGTTAAACTTACTGCTTTGTAACTTTTACTcttgataatgaaataaaagtcGATAATAACTCCGCCCCTCCTCCCCCTTCCCTCCAcctctctttaaaaaaaaaaggataatatccacgaaaatatctgaactttgacCAAATTTTTAGTTGAGTATACTGaattttgcgggggtcctattacccccctagacttttatttttttgtattttagtgGCATATATCTGCCCACTTGAACCATTGCGTGTAAGTCACGCTCATTTGGCGCGTGAAAGTGTTAAAAAAATGttataaaccttttttttttgtcaaatagcCCCtcaattttcattataaacctttattttattttattttcattaaaatactcacataatcatatatatacacactcttCCATACACACACTGCCATCGGAAAACACTGATCATACATACACACTGCCATCGAGAAACGAACGCACACACTCACATACCGGAGAACACTACACACACAGTGATACACACTATCAGAGAGAATCAAAAGTGAGGAGAAtcgagagagggagagagaatcaagagagacagtgagaaattgagagaaaacaagagaggaAAACAGGTTGGTCCTCAATTTCCCCATCTCATTTCCAATTGAATTTCTTTGACCAATTTGATTTACGATCACCTGAGCACCATCTCCGACCAAATTAACTGAAGTAGTAATCAAAAAATAGCAATTGGATGAATTATGATCATTTTCTGAAGGGGCTTTTGACTTACTAACATTTCCAACATCATTTTCGATTAAAACTTGTTGGAAATTTTGAATCAAAGCCGGCAAATTATCAATTTCCTTTGAATTCGCCAAATtagaattttgaaattgaaatcagTAGGAGTTGTAATGATTGGGGATTTTGCCATAGAATTATTCCCTGCATCCCCAGCTATTAATTTGCGTTGAGAATTTGCGATTTCATCGGAACCTTGCAAGTCGCCTGAATTTTGAGCTTTTCCGGCAATAAATTCTAAACTTTGCTTTCTGTAAAAAATGCAAGGACAAAATGTATTAAAAACATGGGTTACAAACCATGTTTACAAACCCAAAtatgaatttattaaaaatatgagtTTACAAACAATCGTGAGTGGAGAAGAATGGAGAATTTTAAAATTCTTAATGGAGATACTACTGTTGTGGACCAAAATGGAGAAGAATTAATTTTaaatggagaagaaaataaataaaaattaattttaaataaaaaatacacgtGTCAATGCGAGATTGGCGTGTGTATTGAATTTTCTACTCCAAAACTGAAAATAGCGTTTTGGGGGGGAATTAATTCTACTTTTAAAAAGtctaggggggtaataggacccctacaaagttcagtatgctcaactgaaaattcggttaaagttcaggtattttcgtgagtATTATCCCCTCCAAAAAAGTTAAACaactcatattttaattattgtatcgattgatattgaattttatttagCAACAAACAACTTTttctaaataataaattttttaagctaatttatttaaataaatttattagtataaatataaaaaaaaattcagaaaaaaaaatgcttaaaagaatttgagggatatttttgtcattacATATATTAGTCCCATGATATTAAATCCTATGTATTAAGAATACCACCAAATGAGAGGTATTAGTTATACATCTTATAATGACAattagggtgtataactaatatgtattaattatacatAGGTCCAAAATCTTACCAAAGATAGTACTAAATAATACCATATGTAATGCATGAACTATTTCTCATAATACaccctaccaaacgaccccttaaattTGAACtatccattttaaaaaataattaatatagtaactttatcatattatttatcaCATTTTGATTTAGCacactcattaaaaaaaattaattaatataataattttatcatgaTCTGAAGAATAGGTAATTAATGCtaaggataaaacatgaaaaagatttattttttcttgatatataaaaaataacaagtaaaaataaaaattaaattagaaaaatagtgacaagtaaatcCAAACGGAGGGACATatatgtttcttcttcttcttcttcttcttattataatttgagaaaatggtcaaatgcctcccaacctttacctcaaatccaacctacacacttatactttggggggagggtcctatgacccctaaactattttaaagtggaattattaccccctgaacgctgacatggcaagagagtgtgtttcactctatTTAAAGACAGTGAGAacgattttttttattaaaaatttatttttaatatttctttactcttttctttatttatttttaattattattcttgtttattcattttctctcttcttcttcttgaacTCAACAATgacatcttcaagaactcaataatGACATCCAATCCAAAACTAATTTATCATCTCCTCCGATATAAATCACAGTGAACGACCAAACTACACCAACTACCATTTCATCCAAACTAACAATCACCTCCCTAAAAGCTCCATTCCTCGGAACACTAAGATTATTCAAACTTACTTACTCATTAATCGAATTACCATACCAAGACTCATCGTTCTCATTAAATGAAACATAAACTTGCAACAATGCTCTATACACATTTTGTGGAATCTTGAAATGTTGTAACTTTACATCGATTGAATTTTCAATCTCAAACCATGAATCATCATTCAAATCCacatttcttgaaattgaaacaatcaaatcaacaccataatcaaaatcaacaccaatttttttcacaatcataaattcaacatcaatttttatacttgagaaatgaaaaaaaagaaagaaagaaaaaggaacaaGATTGAAAAACGACACTTCTGCTCGGCATTGTATCAAACATTTGTTGAGTATAATCTAACATCCCATTTCTTACATACCCAGAAATCATACGATTCCTACATTCTTTTTGGGGCATTTCGTCGAATAATTTGTGTGCTTCCtcaacatcatctttcttgaaaaaacTAGTAGTTCTTGAGTTCCAATTGAACAACGAGTTTGCAATTGAACTGACATAACGAATAcagaaataaaaatttttattcCTGAAGCAAATGTGTGAAGCCGTGCAAATTTTCGTTCTTGAAGCAAATTTTTTATCTAAACTTTGAGTTTAATAGTCAACTTTGAATTTACTATTTAACAAAGGTTTGAGATTTAACAAAGGTTTGAGATTGAAGAAACTCAAATGAAGAGAGGAAAAAAACAGAAGAACAAAAGAATGGAGAATCATTATTGTGGAAGAACATgaaataaatggaaaaaattaatgaaattgaatacaaaggaaaaaatataataaataaaagtaattaattttttatattaaaaagtaaTATTACGTGGAATTACGTGGCAACAAGTGCAGCTCACTGCCTAAAACAATGTCTGGGCGTCAGTTTTCGGGGGTGTAAAtattctactttaaaatagttcaggggggtcataggacccccgcaaagtataggtgtgtagttgggatttagggtaaaggttggggggggggattttggccattttttcttataattttagttattaaatttatattatttgatctgATGTTAGTATCATTGTAAATACGTATTTgtctttataataatttaacaataataacatatcaaGTATAATTTTAAAAGTGAGATTTAGGAAAGATGGGGATTTGGGCTATAGGTaacaaaatagttttaaaatgcggtgtaggtgatacaagtcttaattattgagtggacgtgacaattactttattatggattaagaaagttggagaagtttgaaaataacccacaagttttttaatttacactttgatccaaatgttagttaataaaacagaaaatagagggaaaaaggcacgtttctctctcttctcacccgttgttgttttctctcttcatgattattgttgttcattattgctgctgctttattcatcatcctctacttcattatcatcatcttctacttcattatcatcatcttctacttcattattatctttatcttcttcttgtagatcattgttgttgttgttgttgttactgctactgctgctatctgaccaatttcttaggtcaaattttatttcctacatcactttctactttggcattactttataggtGACTTaggtaaataaaattatgatttttattcgaatttgtCATCTGAGTACACAGTTACTGctattttttccaacaatggatagaatccGATCATAAATCCAATATGATTGcccataatttaaatagatcactcatctggtgcattagctgagtaatctgttgcaacagaagatttatctgttgtaacatactagttatctgttgcatcagactgattatctattgcatcaaactagttatctgttgcatctgattgattatctgttgcaacagatgattaatctgtttggaacaacacaaatcaacccctgccacaaacccaacagataaccagtatgtttcaactcttgctattgctactggattcaaaattattccttacgtccaatcgtcgacacgtttgttgagaagataatagacaaaatgaaaattaaatactccctcaGTCTCAATTTACCCgacccaaattttctaatttgatttctcattttacttgtcttttttcattaatcaagaagagataaaaaattccatgttttaccctttgcattaattactttttcttcaaattaaaatgtaaacatcatttaatagggatattaTGGTAAATTAGGcatgctattaattatttttcttaatcaatgtgccatctcaatttgggatgggtaatttgagacagaaggagtatgaattaaaatgtcaaagccGTGCAATCgactagttatctattgaaacagactagttatctgttgcatcatactgattatctattacatcagactgcttatctgttgcaacatataagtaatctgtttggaacaatacaaatcagcccctgccacaaacccaacaaataaccaatatgtttacattcaactcttgctattgctactggattcaaaattattccttatatCCAATCATCCACATGTtcgttgagaagataatagacaaaatgaaaattaaatatgaattaaaacgtcaaagttgatcaaacataatttttttattaaacaaaaacaaataaaaatacatatacatagactaaaagaaaaaaaataatctaattattattattattattattattattattattattattattattatNNNNNNNNNNNNNNNNNNNNNNNNNNNNNNNNNNNNNNNNNNNNNNNNNNNNNNNNNNNNNNNNNNNNNNNNNNNNNNNNNNNNNNNNNNNNNNNNNNNNNNNNNNNNNNNNNNNNNNNNNNNNNNNNNNNNNNNNNNNNNNNNNNNNNNNNNNNNNNNNNNNNNNNNNNNNNNNNNNNNNNNNNNNNNNNNNNNNNNNNNNNNNNNNNNNNNNNNNNNNNNNNNNNNNNNNNNNNNNNNNNNNNNNNNNNNNNNNNNNNNNNNNNNNNNNNNNNNNNNNNNNNNNNNNNNNNNNNNNNNNNNNNNNNNNNNNNNNNNNNNNNNNNNNNNNNNNNNNNNNNNNNNNNNNNNNNNNNNNNNNNNNNNNNNNNNNNNNNNNNNNNNNNNNNNNNNNNNNNNNNNNNNNNNNNNNNNNNNNNNNNNNNNNNNNNNNNNNNNNNNNNNNNNNNNNNNNNNNNNNNNNNNNNNNNNNNNNNNNNNNNNNNNNNNNNNNNNNNNNNNNNNNNNNNNNNNNNNNNNNNNNNNNNNNNNNNNNNNNNNNNNNNNNNNNNNNNNNNNNNNNNNNNNNNNNNNNNNNNNNNNNNNNNNNNNNNNNNNNNNNNNNNNNNNNNNNNNNNNNNNNNNNNNNNNNNNNNNNNNNNNNNNNNNNNNNNNNNNNNNNNNNNNNNNNNNNNNNNNNNNNNNNNNNNNNNNNNNNNNNNNNNNNNNNNNNNNNNNNNNNNNNNNNNNNNNNNNNNNNNNNNNNNNNNNNNNNNNNNNNNNNNNNNNNNNNNNNNNNNNNN from the Capsicum annuum cultivar UCD-10X-F1 chromosome 9, UCD10Xv1.1, whole genome shotgun sequence genome contains:
- the LOC107842952 gene encoding uncharacterized protein LOC107842952 isoform X1; this translates as MENHHPSTRLSMDSSASSSHDELDLEMNRQVVITCPPDINLPLSAERSPPLQPWNSEHCDILDVGLGTQVYETESSLSAPKVGRKCAKRLDSIWGAWVFFSFYFKPVLNEKSKAKMVRDSNGYSGFDKSDLQLDVFMVQHDMENLYMWVFKERPENALGKMQLRSYMNGHSRQGERPFPFSVEKGFVRSHRMQRKHYRGLSNPQCIHGIEVVPSPSLMVLDEEERKRWMELTGRELNFSIPHEASDFSSWRNLPNTEFELERPLPPPIKSNPHSNPKKLANGSGLNLLTQPSNHSNGDAMDLLPANGKRKKDFFPHGNEEECYLQVNPPSYQTPDLEIHPTEPHWLHDFTGVMRDVYGPVTAAKSIYEDEQGYLIVLSLPFVDLQRVKVSWRNTLTHGIIKVSGLSTSRMPFINRQNRTLKLDNSSSEHCPPGEFVREIPLSTRIPEDAKIEAYYDETGTALEMLVPKLCEGPEEHEVRVCLRPHLGGNDLMLT
- the LOC107842952 gene encoding uncharacterized protein LOC107842952 isoform X2 is translated as MVRDSNGYSGFDKSDLQLDVFMVQHDMENLYMWVFKERPENALGKMQLRSYMNGHSRQGERPFPFSVEKGFVRSHRMQRKHYRGLSNPQCIHGIEVVPSPSLMVLDEEERKRWMELTGRELNFSIPHEASDFSSWRNLPNTEFELERPLPPPIKSNPHSNPKKLANGSGLNLLTQPSNHSNGDAMDLLPANGKRKKDFFPHGNEEECYLQVNPPSYQTPDLEIHPTEPHWLHDFTGVMRDVYGPVTAAKSIYEDEQGYLIVLSLPFVDLQRVKVSWRNTLTHGIIKVSGLSTSRMPFINRQNRTLKLDNSSSEHCPPGEFVREIPLSTRIPEDAKIEAYYDETGTALEMLVPKLCEGPEEHEVRVCLRPHLGGNDLMLT